In Arthrobacter sp. MN05-02, one genomic interval encodes:
- a CDS encoding hypothetical protein (possible pseudo due to frameshift), producing MLRGLHVTHEDPTFTVHGSLFYCVGNMPGAVPNTSTYALTNVTLRYAVALADRGVRGAFEADAALARGLNVAAGRVAHHSVSQAHGLDLAEDWTQLV from the coding sequence GTGCTTCGAGGACTCCACGTCACGCACGAGGACCCCACATTCACCGTCCACGGCTCGCTCTTCTACTGCGTCGGCAACATGCCCGGCGCCGTGCCGAACACCTCGACCTACGCCCTGACCAACGTGACCCTCCGCTACGCCGTCGCACTCGCGGACAGGGGTGTGCGCGGGGCCTTCGAGGCCGACGCCGCACTCGCCCGCGGGCTGAACGTCGCCGCCGGCAGGGTGGCCCACCACTCGGTGTCCCAGGCACACGGCCTGGACCTGGCCGAGGACTGGACACAGCTGGTCTAG
- a CDS encoding oxidoreductase, with product MLVGFGHGGRVFHAPLIAHDPRFELSAVVARSTDRRRAARTAYPGAAVVDSLDEALEAVPDLDLAVISTPNATHAALAASALGRGLHVVVDKPFVVRADDGERLIETAHAAGRLLVPFSNRRWDGDYLTVRSTVESGVLGRVRTFESAMESWKPSITKAWKRAAGPGAGGGVLYDLGPHLIDQALVLFGPAVPAFADLRIDRAGGAADDTVFLVLQHLGGVTSSLHAGTLAPQVRSRFRVTGDDAGLTVLGTDPQEGLLAAGMSPGAVAAPGPADARGLLGRDGNLTPVPIAPGTYPSFYEGVAAAIEGGPVPVAAEDALAVVRIIEQVHAAFPARPR from the coding sequence GTGCTGGTCGGGTTCGGCCATGGCGGCAGGGTCTTCCACGCCCCGCTGATCGCCCACGATCCCCGCTTCGAGCTGTCCGCCGTGGTGGCACGCAGCACGGACCGCAGGCGCGCCGCCCGCACCGCCTACCCTGGCGCCGCCGTCGTCGACAGCCTCGACGAGGCACTCGAGGCGGTGCCGGACCTGGACCTGGCCGTGATCAGTACGCCCAACGCGACCCACGCCGCCCTGGCCGCCTCGGCGCTCGGCAGGGGGCTGCACGTGGTGGTCGACAAGCCCTTCGTGGTGCGCGCGGACGACGGCGAACGCCTGATCGAGACAGCGCATGCGGCCGGTCGCCTGCTCGTGCCGTTCTCCAACCGCCGGTGGGACGGCGATTACCTCACCGTGCGGTCCACGGTGGAGTCGGGCGTCCTGGGCAGGGTCCGGACCTTCGAGTCCGCGATGGAGTCCTGGAAGCCGTCCATCACCAAGGCGTGGAAGCGGGCTGCCGGGCCCGGCGCCGGCGGGGGAGTCCTCTACGATCTCGGCCCCCACCTCATCGACCAGGCGCTCGTCCTGTTCGGACCCGCCGTCCCGGCGTTCGCGGACCTGCGGATCGACCGGGCGGGAGGCGCGGCGGACGACACGGTCTTCCTCGTGCTCCAGCACCTCGGCGGCGTGACGAGTTCCCTGCACGCCGGGACGCTCGCGCCGCAGGTCCGCTCCCGCTTCCGCGTGACCGGGGACGACGCGGGCCTCACCGTCCTCGGCACGGATCCGCAGGAGGGCCTGCTCGCGGCGGGGATGTCCCCTGGCGCCGTGGCTGCCCCCGGGCCGGCCGACGCGCGGGGGCTGCTTGGACGCGACGGGAACCTCACACCGGTTCCGATCGCCCCCGGCACCTATCCGTCCTTCTACGAAGGCGTCGCAGCGGCGATCGAGGGCGGGCCGGTCCCGGTTGCGGCGGAGGACGCGCTCGCCGTCGTGCGGATCATCGAGCAGGTCCACGCGGCGTTCCCGGCCCGGCCCCGGTAG
- a CDS encoding TetR family transcriptional regulator, with translation MQGEELLRVPGDDGERTDAARNRRLLLDAAAEIVASCGPDKLTTDAVARRAGVGKGTVFRRFGNRAGLMHALADDAGRSFQQAFMAGPPPLGPGAPPLERLVAFGEASIERMRFDGQILRAAEQQGGADLEHPTQQLIRLHLSMLLRQIGAPDPELGAYQLAAFLNAGLLLHLQESRGMSTARLQASWRVLVTSLAAGAHG, from the coding sequence ATGCAGGGCGAGGAATTGCTCCGGGTCCCGGGAGACGACGGAGAACGGACCGATGCTGCGCGCAACCGGAGGCTCCTCCTCGATGCCGCGGCAGAGATCGTGGCGTCGTGCGGTCCGGACAAGCTGACCACGGATGCCGTGGCGCGGCGCGCGGGCGTCGGCAAGGGGACGGTCTTCCGCCGGTTCGGGAACCGGGCGGGCCTGATGCACGCCCTCGCCGACGACGCGGGCCGTTCCTTCCAGCAGGCCTTCATGGCGGGGCCGCCACCGCTGGGCCCGGGGGCCCCTCCCCTGGAGCGGCTGGTCGCCTTCGGGGAGGCGAGCATCGAGAGGATGCGCTTCGACGGACAGATCCTGCGGGCCGCCGAGCAGCAGGGCGGTGCGGACCTGGAGCATCCGACGCAGCAGCTCATCCGGCTGCACCTGTCCATGCTGCTGCGCCAGATCGGAGCGCCGGATCCGGAGCTCGGCGCCTACCAGCTGGCCGCGTTCCTCAACGCCGGACTCCTGCTCCATCTGCAGGAGTCCAGGGGCATGTCCACGGCCCGGCTCCAGGCCTCCTGGCGTGTGCTGGTGACGTCTCTGGCGGCAGGGGCGCACGGGTAA
- a CDS encoding FMN reductase, with amino-acid sequence MSTTILTLVGSLREGSINRQLAEAAVEHAPDSVDVVTFDALSEVPFYNEDIDNDADRPKAADDLRAAAADADALLLVSPEYNGTMPAVLKNAIDWLSRPYGAGAISSKPAAVIGSAFGQYGGVWAHDEARRALGVAGASVVDDAKLSIGGSITRFAELHPKDDSEVAGQVSGILAALAGATVPVAA; translated from the coding sequence ATGTCCACCACGATCCTGACCCTGGTCGGCAGCCTTCGCGAAGGCTCCATCAACCGCCAGCTCGCCGAAGCCGCCGTGGAGCACGCGCCGGATTCCGTCGACGTCGTCACCTTCGACGCCCTGAGCGAGGTCCCCTTCTACAACGAGGACATCGACAACGACGCCGACCGCCCGAAGGCCGCTGACGACCTCCGCGCCGCTGCCGCGGACGCCGACGCCCTGCTGCTCGTCTCCCCCGAGTACAACGGCACCATGCCCGCCGTGCTCAAGAACGCGATCGACTGGCTGTCCCGTCCCTACGGTGCCGGTGCCATCTCGAGCAAGCCAGCCGCCGTCATCGGATCCGCCTTCGGCCAGTACGGCGGAGTCTGGGCCCATGACGAGGCCCGCCGCGCCCTCGGGGTGGCCGGTGCCTCCGTGGTCGACGACGCCAAGCTGTCCATCGGTGGCTCGATCACCCGCTTCGCCGAGCTGCACCCGAAGGACGACAGCGAGGTAGCCGGTCAGGTGAGCGGGATCCTCGCCGCCCTGGCCGGTGCCACCGTACCCGTGGCGGCCTGA
- the avtA gene encoding GntR family transcriptional regulator encodes MTSSSEASADLLPAETEAALERAVDSATRHDRLFSLRAANIKQSAVRDVFDISIRPGLVSLAGGSPYLKSLPLEDLGRTAQKIIAEHGLEALQYGGGQGMTELRELVCDVMAAEGIEGAHPDDVVITTGSQSAQDVAAKVFCNPGDVILCEDPTYVGALNTFEAYEVDVVTVPMDDAGLIPDELERVIAELEAQGRAVKMLYTIPSFNNPSGITLAAERRQRVVDICRAHTILVLEDNPYGMLRFDGEPLKPMRADNPDDVIYLGSFSKIFAPGVRLGWALVPKHLYRRFYLACEAVVLCPSPLTQMLVTAYLTEYDWQGHLRTMRSLYRERCDAMLGALAEELPEGVHWTTPDGGFFVWVTLPEGIDTYPLLYKAIDAGVVFIPGAAFTPSDDPSNKLRLAFSAVAPEDIVEGVRRLAPILRQAIEDKRR; translated from the coding sequence GTGACGTCCTCCAGCGAAGCCTCCGCCGACCTCCTGCCCGCCGAGACCGAAGCCGCCCTCGAACGAGCAGTCGATTCCGCCACCCGCCATGACAGGCTCTTCTCGCTGCGGGCGGCCAACATCAAGCAGTCCGCGGTGCGCGATGTCTTCGACATCTCGATCCGCCCGGGACTCGTCTCCCTCGCGGGCGGGAGTCCCTACCTGAAGTCCCTGCCCCTCGAGGACCTCGGGCGCACCGCCCAGAAGATCATCGCCGAGCACGGCCTCGAAGCCCTGCAGTACGGCGGCGGACAGGGGATGACCGAGCTGCGTGAACTGGTCTGCGACGTCATGGCGGCGGAGGGCATCGAAGGCGCCCACCCCGACGACGTCGTGATCACCACGGGTTCGCAGTCGGCGCAGGACGTCGCCGCGAAGGTCTTCTGCAATCCCGGCGACGTGATCCTGTGCGAGGACCCCACCTACGTGGGCGCCCTGAACACGTTCGAGGCCTACGAGGTCGACGTCGTCACCGTCCCCATGGACGACGCGGGCCTGATCCCGGACGAGCTCGAACGCGTCATCGCCGAGCTCGAGGCGCAGGGCCGCGCCGTCAAGATGCTCTACACCATCCCCAGCTTCAACAACCCGAGTGGCATCACGCTGGCTGCCGAGCGTCGCCAGCGCGTCGTCGACATCTGCCGCGCCCACACCATCCTCGTCCTCGAGGACAACCCCTACGGCATGCTCCGGTTCGACGGCGAACCCCTCAAGCCCATGCGCGCCGACAACCCCGACGACGTGATCTACCTCGGCTCCTTCTCGAAGATCTTCGCGCCCGGGGTTCGGCTCGGCTGGGCACTGGTGCCGAAGCACCTCTACCGCCGGTTCTACCTCGCCTGCGAGGCCGTGGTGCTGTGCCCGTCCCCGCTCACGCAGATGCTCGTGACCGCCTACCTCACCGAGTACGACTGGCAGGGGCACCTGCGCACCATGCGCAGCCTGTACCGCGAGCGGTGCGACGCCATGCTGGGCGCGCTCGCCGAGGAACTGCCGGAAGGGGTCCACTGGACCACACCCGACGGCGGGTTCTTCGTCTGGGTCACCCTGCCCGAGGGCATCGACACCTATCCCCTGCTGTACAAGGCGATCGACGCCGGCGTCGTGTTCATCCCCGGAGCCGCGTTCACGCCGTCGGACGATCCCTCCAACAAGCTCCGCCTCGCGTTCAGCGCCGTGGCGCCGGAGGACATCGTCGAGGGCGTCCGGCGCCTCGCTCCGATCCTGCGCCAGGCGATCGAGGACAAGCGGCGCTGA